Proteins encoded in a region of the Mycoplasma mobile 163K genome:
- the rplF gene encoding 50S ribosomal protein L6 — MSRVGRRVLTLPKDVELNIKNNLVEIKGKLGVLTFNVNPLIAIEVENHEVKTIRANEEKHTKQLHGTTNSIIENMIIGVSKGFKKELEIKGVGYKSALKGSQIEIAAGYSHLVYVNVPKELKVEIPKPTQIIISGIDNQKVGELAAVIRKVRTPNPYSGKGIMYKGEVIRRKEGKAAGK, encoded by the coding sequence ATGTCACGTGTTGGAAGAAGAGTTTTAACTTTACCTAAAGATGTAGAGTTAAATATTAAAAATAATTTAGTAGAAATTAAGGGTAAATTAGGAGTTTTAACTTTTAATGTTAATCCTTTAATTGCTATCGAAGTAGAAAATCATGAAGTAAAAACAATTAGAGCAAATGAAGAAAAACATACAAAACAATTACATGGAACAACAAATTCTATTATTGAAAATATGATCATTGGTGTAAGTAAAGGGTTTAAAAAAGAACTTGAAATAAAAGGTGTTGGATACAAATCTGCTTTAAAAGGTAGTCAAATTGAAATTGCAGCAGGATATTCACATTTGGTTTATGTTAATGTTCCAAAAGAACTAAAAGTAGAAATTCCAAAACCTACTCAAATTATTATTTCAGGAATTGATAATCAAAAAGTTGGAGAACTTGCTGCTGTTATTAGAAAAGTAAGAACTCCAAATCCTTATTCAGGAAAAGGGATTATGTATAAAGGCGAAGTAATTCGTCGTAAAGAAGGAAAGGCAGCAGGTAAATAA
- the rplR gene encoding 50S ribosomal protein L18, which produces MAKLLSRNDARKAKHLRIRNKIRKTTNLPRVFVYKSLQNFYAQLFDDKLNKTIVSLGTSKNKEYSGNIAAAKKLGHEMGALLKTKKIDKIVFDRSGYIYHGRVKAFAEAMREEGVKF; this is translated from the coding sequence ATGGCAAAACTATTAAGTCGTAATGATGCAAGAAAAGCAAAACATCTACGTATTCGTAATAAAATACGTAAAACAACAAATTTACCTCGTGTTTTTGTTTACAAATCTTTACAAAATTTTTATGCACAACTTTTTGATGATAAATTAAATAAAACAATTGTTAGTTTAGGAACATCTAAAAACAAAGAATATAGCGGTAATATAGCTGCTGCTAAAAAACTAGGACATGAAATGGGAGCTTTATTAAAAACTAAAAAAATTGATAAAATTGTTTTTGATCGTTCTGGATATATTTATCACGGAAGAGTAAAAGCCTTTGCTGAAGCAATGCGTGAAGAAGGAGTTAAATTTTAA
- the rpsE gene encoding 30S ribosomal protein S5, with translation MPIDKKQEKNFTNKIQEEGQKSLDTSLTQEIEILEEKLNKNPDHKGTINTTPNDNSTSKNSKDKDFKFKKKTNSQNFKKNANKKPEKEFEEKIVNIARVTNVVKGGRRFSFAAVVVVGDKKGRVGYGHGKALEVPDAIKKAVKDAQNNLIRVPIINKSTVPHEQWAKFLASKVMLKPAPKGKGIIASNSVRAVVELAGYTDIYTKSYGSRSKENVVKAVFDALKKLRYAEDIAKMRDLDIKDL, from the coding sequence ATGCCTATTGATAAAAAACAAGAAAAGAATTTTACAAATAAAATTCAAGAAGAAGGACAAAAGTCTTTAGATACTTCTTTAACTCAAGAAATTGAAATTTTAGAAGAAAAATTAAACAAAAATCCTGATCACAAGGGTACAATAAATACAACTCCTAATGATAATTCAACATCTAAAAATTCAAAAGATAAAGATTTTAAATTTAAAAAGAAAACTAATTCTCAAAATTTCAAAAAAAATGCTAACAAAAAACCTGAAAAAGAATTTGAAGAAAAAATCGTTAATATTGCAAGAGTTACAAATGTTGTAAAAGGTGGAAGAAGATTTTCATTTGCAGCTGTTGTAGTTGTTGGTGATAAAAAAGGTAGAGTTGGTTATGGTCACGGAAAAGCTCTTGAAGTACCAGATGCAATTAAAAAAGCAGTAAAAGATGCTCAAAACAATTTAATTAGAGTTCCAATTATTAATAAATCGACTGTTCCTCATGAGCAGTGAGCTAAATTTTTAGCCTCAAAAGTTATGTTGAAACCAGCTCCAAAAGGGAAAGGAATTATTGCTTCTAATTCAGTTAGAGCAGTAGTTGAACTTGCGGGATATACAGACATTTACACAAAATCTTATGGTTCAAGATCAAAAGAAAATGTTGTTAAAGCTGTTTTTGATGCACTTAAAAAATTAAGATATGCTGAAGACATTGCTAAAATGCGTGATTTAGATATTAAAGATTTATAG
- the rplO gene encoding 50S ribosomal protein L15, with protein sequence MNLHELKYNEGARKEKHRVGRGHAAGKGKQAGKGQSGQLKRTGSKPGFEGGQNPWYRRVPKRGFNNVNHIEYQVISIETLDAAFPDKAEINPEVLHEKRIARNKNLPIKLLANGATKKKFTIKLNAASKKAIELIEKAGGKVEVI encoded by the coding sequence ATGAATTTACATGAATTAAAATATAATGAAGGTGCTAGAAAAGAAAAGCACCGTGTTGGTAGAGGACACGCAGCAGGTAAAGGAAAACAAGCTGGTAAAGGTCAAAGTGGTCAATTAAAAAGAACTGGAAGCAAGCCAGGATTTGAAGGGGGACAAAACCCTTGATATCGTCGTGTTCCAAAAAGAGGATTTAACAATGTTAATCATATTGAATATCAAGTTATTTCAATTGAAACTTTAGATGCTGCTTTTCCAGATAAAGCAGAAATTAATCCAGAAGTTTTACATGAAAAAAGAATTGCTAGAAACAAAAATTTACCAATTAAACTTTTAGCAAATGGCGCAACAAAGAAAAAATTTACAATAAAATTAAATGCTGCAAGTAAAAAAGCAATTGAATTGATTGAAAAAGCCGGAGGAAAAGTAGAGGTTATTTAA
- the secY gene encoding preprotein translocase subunit SecY → MIPKIKDFFANIPTSIAKYFFILRNAWKDFRKKRALLNKIVFTIFLLSIFAIAGSITLPGVSVGNLDSNTFLGILNLVGGGGLRNFSIVALGISPFITASLVMQILQTKLFPPIYRLSQSGPIGRRKINIITRAITIFLGVVQSMTIVSALSAQNSFISLTNEFNVFWYQFIILPVILIAGTVFSIFIGDQITDKGVGNGTTLLIFTGIVITLPTQFTATFNALVGEQQRVSSLSNGIVTFISYVFGFIILMYIIGFVYNAERRIPIQQVGAGRAKNEKELSYLPIKINPGGISPIIFALIIISFPQLFASVFPISNPFRIWVESNLRPNNTIGFILFISITFIFAIFFGLQQSKVDKIAEDFAKNSTFIPGIKPGQETETYLTGIVLRLCFFSAFYLIIIGGMQFAQQLAGVPENISFGGTSVIILVTASYETITQIQARKKSQSLSQKHKKILEVTSKNNNDEKSKGLLW, encoded by the coding sequence ATGATCCCTAAAATAAAAGATTTTTTTGCTAATATTCCAACAAGTATTGCAAAATATTTTTTTATTCTAAGAAATGCCTGAAAAGATTTTAGAAAAAAAAGAGCATTATTAAATAAAATTGTTTTCACAATTTTTCTTTTATCTATTTTTGCAATTGCAGGATCAATAACACTGCCTGGTGTAAGTGTTGGTAATTTAGACTCAAACACTTTTTTAGGAATTTTAAATCTTGTAGGTGGTGGAGGATTAAGAAACTTTAGTATTGTAGCTTTAGGAATCAGTCCTTTTATTACTGCTTCTCTTGTTATGCAAATTTTGCAAACCAAACTATTTCCACCTATTTATAGGCTTAGTCAAAGCGGACCTATTGGAAGAAGAAAAATTAATATTATCACAAGAGCAATTACGATTTTTTTAGGAGTTGTTCAATCAATGACGATTGTTTCAGCACTTTCCGCTCAAAATTCTTTTATATCATTAACAAATGAATTTAATGTTTTTTGATATCAGTTTATAATTTTACCAGTTATTTTAATTGCAGGAACAGTTTTTAGTATTTTTATTGGTGATCAAATTACTGATAAAGGTGTTGGAAATGGAACAACATTGTTGATTTTTACAGGGATTGTAATAACATTACCTACTCAATTTACAGCAACTTTCAATGCTCTTGTAGGTGAACAACAAAGAGTCTCTTCTTTATCAAATGGGATCGTAACTTTTATTTCTTATGTTTTTGGTTTTATTATCTTAATGTACATTATAGGATTTGTTTATAATGCCGAAAGAAGAATTCCAATTCAACAAGTTGGAGCTGGTAGAGCTAAAAATGAAAAAGAACTTTCTTATTTACCAATTAAAATTAATCCAGGTGGAATCAGTCCAATCATTTTTGCTTTGATAATAATTTCTTTTCCACAATTATTTGCAAGCGTCTTTCCTATTTCAAATCCTTTTAGAATTTGAGTAGAAAGTAATTTAAGGCCAAATAATACAATTGGGTTTATTTTGTTTATTTCAATAACTTTCATTTTTGCAATTTTCTTTGGATTGCAACAATCTAAAGTTGATAAAATTGCTGAAGATTTTGCTAAAAACTCAACTTTTATCCCTGGTATAAAACCAGGACAAGAAACAGAAACTTATTTGACAGGAATTGTTTTAAGATTATGTTTTTTTAGTGCTTTTTACTTAATCATAATTGGAGGAATGCAATTTGCTCAGCAATTAGCAGGAGTTCCTGAAAATATTAGTTTCGGTGGGACAAGTGTCATTATTTTAGTAACTGCTTCATATGAAACAATTACTCAAATTCAAGCAAGAAAAAAAAGTCAAAGCTTAAGTCAAAAACATAAAAAAATACTTGAAGTTACTTCAAAGAATAATAATGATGAAAAATCAAAAGGATTATTATGATAA
- a CDS encoding adenylate kinase family protein, protein MIRNLIFLGAPGSGKGSTALEISTKYDIEHISTGEIFRNEIKNKTPLGLKVAEIVNDGKYVPDELTNQIVLKKLKELKQENKKFILDGYPRTLNQAMFLSSVLDEKILAVLLEVPTNLIIERLSFRRICPICKSIYHLKYNPSKKGEFCENHLENLTKIEARQDDSEESIKKRLKIYNEETKPMIDYYKKNQSLVVINSEESVKKVASLVIKKVFND, encoded by the coding sequence ATGATAAGGAATTTAATTTTTTTAGGAGCTCCAGGTTCTGGTAAAGGATCAACAGCTCTTGAAATTAGCACTAAATATGATATAGAACATATTTCAACTGGGGAAATTTTTAGAAATGAAATAAAAAACAAAACCCCTTTAGGTTTAAAAGTAGCTGAAATTGTTAATGATGGTAAATATGTACCTGATGAGTTGACTAATCAAATTGTTTTAAAAAAATTAAAAGAATTAAAACAAGAAAACAAGAAATTTATTTTAGATGGATATCCTAGAACGTTAAATCAAGCCATGTTTTTATCTAGTGTCTTAGATGAAAAAATACTTGCAGTGCTTTTGGAAGTTCCTACTAATTTGATTATTGAAAGATTATCTTTTAGAAGAATTTGTCCAATTTGCAAAAGTATTTATCATCTAAAATATAATCCTTCAAAAAAAGGTGAGTTTTGTGAAAATCATTTGGAAAATTTAACTAAAATTGAAGCAAGGCAAGATGATTCAGAAGAATCAATTAAAAAAAGATTAAAAATTTATAACGAAGAAACAAAACCAATGATTGATTACTACAAGAAAAACCAATCACTTGTAGTAATCAATTCAGAAGAATCTGTTAAAAAAGTTGCCTCTTTAGTTATTAAGAAAGTTTTTAATGATTAA
- the map gene encoding type I methionyl aminopeptidase → MIKIKNQQEILKIRKSCKILAEIKEIIYNLVRPGISLKELDQVAFEEILKRKVKPAFLGYHGFPNSTCLSVNEELIHGIPSNYILKEGDLLKVDMGIIYDSYYSDSAFTISVGTQTNTENNYLINAAKEAFYEGIKAIKPGSRIGDIEDAIGRYLAKNNLYTPDEFSGHGIGKNLHEDPIVANKGKKNKGPLLKDGMVICIEPMIMQDNNDLYIKDDGWTVVCKSGKKSSHYEHTVLIENGKAIILTEGI, encoded by the coding sequence ATGATTAAAATTAAAAATCAACAAGAGATTTTAAAAATAAGAAAATCTTGTAAGATCCTGGCAGAGATTAAAGAGATTATTTATAATCTTGTAAGACCGGGGATTTCTTTAAAAGAATTAGATCAGGTTGCTTTTGAAGAAATTTTAAAAAGAAAAGTAAAACCTGCATTTTTAGGCTACCATGGATTTCCCAATTCGACTTGTTTAAGTGTAAATGAAGAATTAATTCATGGGATACCTTCAAACTATATTTTAAAAGAGGGAGATTTACTAAAAGTTGATATGGGAATTATTTATGATTCATATTATTCAGATAGTGCTTTTACCATTAGTGTTGGAACACAAACTAATACTGAAAATAATTATTTAATAAATGCCGCTAAAGAAGCTTTTTATGAAGGAATTAAAGCAATAAAACCAGGTTCAAGAATTGGTGACATAGAAGATGCAATTGGTAGATATTTAGCGAAAAACAATTTGTATACACCAGATGAATTTAGCGGTCATGGAATCGGAAAAAATTTACATGAAGATCCAATTGTTGCAAATAAAGGTAAAAAAAATAAAGGACCTCTTTTAAAAGATGGCATGGTCATTTGTATTGAACCAATGATTATGCAAGATAATAACGACTTATATATTAAAGATGATGGATGAACTGTTGTTTGTAAATCAGGCAAAAAATCCTCACATTATGAACATACTGTTCTAATTGAAAATGGTAAAGCTATCATCTTAACGGAAGGAATTTAA
- the infA gene encoding translation initiation factor IF-1, whose amino-acid sequence MAKDAIKMTGKVIKAYNTDEYDVELENGIVVRAHISGKIRVHHITILRGDTVDVELSTYDLTKGRIVYRHR is encoded by the coding sequence TTGGCAAAAGACGCAATAAAAATGACTGGAAAAGTCATTAAAGCATACAACACAGATGAGTACGATGTTGAACTAGAAAATGGTATAGTTGTAAGAGCACATATTAGTGGTAAAATAAGAGTTCATCATATAACTATTTTGCGCGGAGATACTGTAGATGTTGAATTAAGTACATATGATTTAACAAAAGGTAGAATTGTCTACCGTCATAGATAA
- the rpmJ gene encoding 50S ribosomal protein L36 — translation MKVRASVKPMCKDCKIIKRKGAVRVICKTSPKHKQRQG, via the coding sequence ATGAAAGTCAGAGCATCAGTTAAACCTATGTGTAAAGATTGTAAAATTATTAAACGAAAGGGAGCTGTTAGGGTAATTTGTAAAACAAGCCCAAAACATAAACAGCGTCAAGGGTAA
- the rpsM gene encoding 30S ribosomal protein S13 yields MARILNVEIPNNKRVIISLTYVYGIGRSLSKQILAEANIDENIRVKDLSEEDLTKIRNIASRFTTEGDLRREIQLNIKRLMEIKSYRGIRHRKGLPVRGQVTQKNARTRKGPRKTVAGKKGK; encoded by the coding sequence ATGGCACGTATTTTAAATGTCGAAATTCCTAATAATAAAAGAGTAATCATCTCTTTAACTTATGTATACGGAATTGGTAGATCATTATCTAAACAAATTTTAGCAGAAGCTAATATTGATGAAAATATTAGAGTAAAAGATCTATCAGAAGAAGACTTAACAAAAATTAGAAATATTGCTTCTAGATTCACAACAGAAGGTGATTTAAGAAGAGAAATTCAACTAAACATTAAGCGTTTGATGGAAATCAAATCTTATAGAGGTATTAGACACCGTAAAGGTCTTCCAGTAAGAGGTCAAGTAACACAAAAAAATGCAAGAACTAGAAAAGGTCCTCGTAAAACTGTTGCTGGTAAGAAAGGTAAATAA
- the rpsK gene encoding 30S ribosomal protein S11 yields the protein MAVKKTKSKQKVKRKNIVSGVAHIHSTHQNTIVAFSDEAGNVFAWSSAGAIGYKGTKKKTPYAAGLATTAAVEKAKEHGLKEVRVELKGTGSGKDAARKQIEALGIIIKEVKDVTPIPHNGTRPPKKVLKRDLK from the coding sequence ATGGCAGTTAAAAAAACAAAATCAAAACAAAAAGTTAAAAGAAAAAATATTGTTAGTGGTGTTGCACATATTCATTCAACTCACCAAAACACAATTGTTGCTTTTAGTGATGAAGCCGGAAACGTATTTGCATGATCTTCAGCAGGAGCAATTGGTTACAAAGGAACTAAGAAAAAAACTCCTTATGCAGCTGGTTTGGCAACAACAGCAGCTGTAGAAAAAGCTAAAGAACATGGATTAAAAGAAGTAAGAGTTGAATTAAAAGGAACAGGTTCTGGTAAAGATGCTGCTAGAAAACAAATTGAAGCATTAGGAATCATTATTAAAGAAGTTAAAGATGTCACTCCAATTCCACATAATGGAACAAGACCTCCTAAAAAAGTGTTGAAAAGAGATCTAAAATAA
- a CDS encoding DNA-directed RNA polymerase subunit alpha: MEKFIKINWTENKTKRINDFSTSFIVQPLEKGLATTLGTAIRRVLLSSISSVAPFAVKIKGVEHEFMAINKVTEDVPQILLRLRDIKIAYNPEIFEDGKIYKLSLKSNKEAGDIYAKDFILPIGAEIVNPGLLIATTAAANVLEIDVFVRAGRGYVDFEENKKYIDEIKTNLTSSISNGQYIAVDSNFSPIEKVSFSSSELNTSSVIVQEKLEMEIVTKGTIDAKNAIAQAAKILVAHLNIIGDVNSLNIKDIFEEGNTEKEHSKTQNILIQSLDLSIRSFNALKRANYTTVQQLEALSLDDLKNIKNLGEKSINEIVEKLEKYNVFLDKGEE, from the coding sequence ATGGAAAAATTTATAAAAATTAATTGAACAGAAAATAAAACAAAAAGAATTAATGATTTTTCTACTTCTTTTATTGTTCAACCTTTAGAAAAAGGTTTAGCAACTACTTTAGGAACAGCAATTAGAAGAGTTTTACTATCTTCTATTTCATCTGTAGCACCATTTGCTGTAAAAATTAAAGGTGTTGAACATGAATTTATGGCAATTAATAAAGTTACTGAAGATGTTCCACAAATATTATTAAGATTAAGAGATATTAAAATAGCATATAATCCAGAAATTTTTGAAGATGGAAAAATTTATAAATTAAGCTTAAAATCAAATAAAGAAGCAGGAGACATTTATGCTAAGGATTTTATCCTTCCTATAGGAGCAGAAATTGTTAATCCAGGTCTTTTAATCGCGACAACAGCAGCTGCAAATGTCTTGGAAATTGATGTTTTTGTAAGAGCAGGTAGAGGTTATGTTGATTTTGAAGAAAATAAAAAGTATATTGATGAAATCAAAACAAATTTAACTTCTTCAATTTCAAATGGTCAATATATTGCTGTTGATAGTAACTTTTCACCAATTGAAAAAGTAAGTTTTTCTTCAAGTGAATTAAATACTTCTTCAGTAATTGTTCAAGAAAAACTAGAAATGGAAATTGTAACTAAAGGAACAATTGATGCAAAAAATGCAATTGCCCAAGCTGCAAAAATTTTAGTTGCCCACTTAAACATAATTGGTGATGTTAATAGTTTAAATATTAAGGATATTTTTGAAGAAGGAAATACTGAAAAAGAACATTCAAAAACTCAAAATATTTTAATTCAAAGCTTAGATCTTAGCATCAGAAGTTTTAATGCTTTAAAAAGAGCAAATTATACAACAGTTCAACAATTAGAGGCTCTATCTTTAGATGATTTAAAAAACATTAAAAATTTAGGTGAAAAATCAATTAATGAAATTGTTGAAAAACTTGAAAAATACAATGTTTTTCTAGATAAAGGAGAAGAATAA
- the rplQ gene encoding 50S ribosomal protein L17 — MANPVQLFRRNSSWQKGVIRSLATDIIIHGRITTTEARAKILRSYVDKLITQAKTDTLASRRRAASFLRNIQLKDGKTSLQYLFASVGPKYKDRNGGYTRIIKLPNRQGDNSKMSIIELV; from the coding sequence ATGGCCAATCCAGTACAATTATTTAGACGTAATAGTTCTTGACAAAAAGGTGTTATTCGTTCTCTTGCAACTGATATTATTATTCATGGAAGAATTACAACAACAGAAGCAAGAGCAAAAATTTTAAGATCATATGTTGATAAATTAATTACTCAAGCAAAAACAGATACATTAGCTTCAAGAAGAAGAGCTGCAAGTTTTTTAAGAAATATTCAGCTAAAAGATGGTAAAACATCTTTACAATATCTTTTTGCTAGTGTAGGTCCAAAATATAAAGACCGTAATGGTGGATATACAAGAATTATCAAATTACCAAATCGTCAAGGTGATAATTCTAAAATGTCTATTATTGAATTAGTTTAA
- a CDS encoding phospho-sugar mutase — protein sequence MKELEFGTAGLRGILGKTKEHLNIFHVARVIEGFAKYLKSETFNWKNKIVIIGRDNRRKSREFSRLAASILAFHKINVLISREIIATPIISYATKYHKALGAINITASHNPKEYNGIKLYDKNGSQILPDVVDKIKSNFLNYEDYTKKQALNQFIFSIKNKYINYIPKQTLQSYEEKVLKVGGSQKNLSNINLSFSPQHGTGAKIVKSIFKKLNVNAFFEEAQMKNDPDFTHTKSPNPEDKSSYENVIKLGLIHKSDAVLITDPDADRVGIGILRNNEYILLNGNETATLIFNYLIEINENKLQDKYLIYSFVSSSLPKKMAIENNIKWYEVATGFKYIGNLIEQIKNESKTSKLLFAFEESYGSLINDSLAYDKDAIQSCVILAKMISFYKKKSKTLLDVLEDIYKKYGYIKSESFSINLDEKNPLHLENIQSKFINLKFNEDFKIENFIKGKENIAPSNMIRISFQNLNWIALRPSGTEAKIKFYLYVVDKDKILVEKNWNILKEKILSII from the coding sequence ATGAAAGAATTAGAATTTGGAACTGCAGGATTAAGAGGAATTTTAGGTAAAACTAAAGAGCATTTGAATATTTTCCATGTAGCAAGAGTAATTGAAGGTTTTGCAAAATATTTGAAATCAGAAACTTTTAATTGAAAAAATAAAATTGTAATAATCGGAAGAGATAATCGAAGAAAATCAAGAGAGTTTTCAAGATTGGCAGCAAGTATTTTAGCTTTTCACAAAATAAATGTTTTAATTTCTAGAGAAATTATTGCGACCCCAATTATAAGTTATGCAACAAAATATCATAAGGCACTTGGTGCTATTAATATTACAGCTAGTCATAATCCAAAAGAATATAATGGAATTAAACTTTATGATAAAAATGGCTCACAAATTTTGCCAGATGTTGTTGATAAAATTAAATCTAATTTTTTAAATTATGAAGATTATACAAAAAAGCAAGCACTAAATCAATTTATTTTTAGTATTAAAAATAAATACATAAATTATATTCCAAAACAAACTTTGCAATCATATGAAGAAAAAGTTTTAAAAGTTGGTGGCAGCCAAAAAAATCTATCAAATATCAATTTATCTTTTAGTCCTCAACATGGAACAGGTGCTAAAATAGTTAAATCTATTTTTAAAAAATTAAATGTAAATGCTTTTTTTGAAGAAGCACAAATGAAAAATGATCCGGATTTTACTCATACAAAAAGTCCAAATCCAGAAGATAAATCTTCTTATGAAAATGTAATTAAATTAGGTTTAATTCATAAATCAGATGCTGTTCTAATTACAGATCCAGATGCAGATAGGGTAGGAATTGGAATTTTAAGAAATAATGAGTACATTCTTCTAAACGGAAACGAAACAGCAACTTTAATTTTTAATTATTTGATTGAAATAAACGAAAATAAATTGCAAGATAAATATTTAATTTATTCCTTTGTTTCTTCAAGTTTACCTAAAAAAATGGCAATTGAAAACAATATAAAATGGTATGAAGTTGCTACAGGATTTAAATATATAGGAAATTTAATTGAACAAATCAAAAATGAATCAAAAACTTCAAAATTATTATTTGCCTTTGAAGAATCATATGGATCTCTGATAAATGATTCATTAGCATATGATAAAGATGCAATTCAAAGTTGTGTAATTCTTGCAAAAATGATTAGTTTTTACAAAAAGAAAAGCAAAACCCTTTTAGATGTTTTAGAAGATATTTATAAAAAATATGGATATATTAAAAGTGAAAGTTTTTCAATTAATTTGGATGAAAAAAATCCTTTGCATTTAGAAAATATTCAGTCAAAATTTATAAATCTAAAATTTAATGAAGACTTTAAAATTGAAAACTTTATTAAAGGTAAAGAAAATATTGCCCCGAGTAATATGATAAGAATTAGTTTTCAAAATTTAAATTGAATCGCTCTTAGACCTTCTGGAACAGAAGCAAAAATTAAATTTTATCTTTATGTTGTTGATAAGGATAAAATTTTAGTAGAAAAAAATTGAAATATTTTAAAAGAAAAAATTCTTTCTATTATATAA
- the smpB gene encoding SsrA-binding protein SmpB, whose amino-acid sequence MKIIIKNKDAFFNYEILEKYKAGLILKGWEVKSIRENKVQLKGAFITFKNDEAYITNMHISQYMSVKGNELEPRKLLLNKHEIRHIQDKKNRNSLAVIPLNLFWDNNYIKLEIALAKGKTKADKRHRILEKDVRKHLKKITY is encoded by the coding sequence ATGAAAATCATTATAAAAAATAAAGATGCCTTTTTTAATTATGAGATTCTTGAAAAATATAAGGCTGGATTGATTTTAAAAGGATGGGAAGTAAAATCTATCAGAGAAAATAAAGTTCAATTAAAAGGTGCTTTCATCACTTTTAAAAATGATGAAGCATATATTACAAATATGCATATTTCACAATATATGAGTGTTAAAGGGAATGAATTAGAACCAAGAAAATTATTACTAAATAAACATGAAATAAGACATATTCAAGACAAAAAAAATCGTAATTCTTTAGCTGTGATTCCCTTGAATTTATTTTGGGATAATAACTATATAAAATTAGAAATTGCTTTAGCTAAAGGAAAAACCAAAGCTGATAAAAGGCATAGAATTTTAGAAAAAGATGTTAGAAAACACTTGAAAAAAATAACTTATTAA